Genomic DNA from candidate division Zixibacteria bacterium HGW-Zixibacteria-1:
AACGCTTGTTATTCCTACTAATGAGGAGTTGGTTATTGCCCGGGATACTGAGGAAATTGTAGAGAAACTGAGCAATAAATAGTTTTAATAATTAGCAAGGAGTACAATTGTTCAAGATTCTTGACAAACGGGAACTGTGTGAAAAAGTCCACCAGTTCAGGATCGAGGCCCCGCATCTTGTGAAGAAGGCCAAAGCCGGGCAATTCGTGATTCTTCGCAAAGATGAATTGGGCGAACGGGTTCCGATGTCAATCGGGGGATTGGACAGGGAAAACGGAATTTTGACTATTGTCATTCAGGAAGTCGGCAAAACTTCGGCCGCGATGAATCGCATGAAGACCGGCGATTATTTTACCGATGTCGTCGGCCCGCTGGGGTTGCCGTCACATGTCGAAAAATTCGGCCACTGCGTCTGTATCGGAGGCGGTGTCGGCATTCCGCCGATTTACCCCATTGCCCAGACCCTTAAAGAAGCCGGCAATCAGGTAACTACCATAATCGGTGCCCGCACCAGGGACCTTCTCATCTTTGAAAAGGAGCTGACCGAGGCCTCGCATGAACTCAAAATTTCCACTGATGACGGCTCTTTCGGTACTCATGGTTTCGTCACGACCATTCTTCAGAAAATGATCGATGATGGCGAAAAAATCGAAATGGTCATTGCCATCGGGCCGGTCCCGATGATGAAAGCGGTCTGCAAGACCACGCTTGAACCCAAAATAAAGACCTTCGTTAGTCTTAATCCCGTTATGGTTGACGGTACCGGTATGTGCGGCGCCTGCCGTGTTACGGTTGGCGGCAAAACCAAGTTTGCCTGTGTTGACGGGCCGGATTTCGACGGACATGAAGTCGA
This window encodes:
- a CDS encoding ferredoxin-NADP reductase, which gives rise to MFKILDKRELCEKVHQFRIEAPHLVKKAKAGQFVILRKDELGERVPMSIGGLDRENGILTIVIQEVGKTSAAMNRMKTGDYFTDVVGPLGLPSHVEKFGHCVCIGGGVGIPPIYPIAQTLKEAGNQVTTIIGARTRDLLIFEKELTEASHELKISTDDGSFGTHGFVTTILQKMIDDGEKIEMVIAIGPVPMMKAVCKTTLEPKIKTFVSLNPVMVDGTGMCGACRVTVGGKTKFACVDGPDFDGHEVDFDEMTKRLKMYARFEKISYEKFLDEEKCRLGKQVKTMKQ